Part of the Anaerobacillus alkaliphilus genome, CATCACCACTTTTTGAAACTTTTACATACGCATGCCGCATCGTTCTTTCTACTTCAGCACCAGTACCTTCCTCGATAAAATAGTTTTCTATGCCGTACTGTATTCGGTTATAACCTACGTGTTTTCCAGTGATAAATACATCGCCTTCCTGAGCGATATAGGGTTGATTAAAGCCGTTGCTAGATTTATAAATTCCCCCGTATTCATATATTCCATCTTGATTTTCTCTTAATAATACATCTATTTTTCCTAATCGATCATAACCTTCAATATCAATTGTAGAGATATCATAGTTTACTATGACATAGTCGCCTTGGATCAGTGAACGCGGATCAACCGGCTCTAATCTCAATTTCACCATTTCACCTTGGGAGAGGAGAAGCTCACTTTTCCCTATCTGCACCCCAGTAATTAAAAGTTGTAACGCAATTATAGCAGCTATCCATTTCCAGCGGAACAGAACAAAATTGGTTGGTTGGGCAGGGTACTTGTTTTTTCTATCGAGCAGGACTGCGACTGTAAATAATACTCCACCAATAATAAACAGCGCCATTGATTTGTGAAGAAGCTTCCACCCAAAGTCGTAATACTTTAACAGTAAGAAAACATACCAAAACACACTTGCAACTCTGTATTCAAACGTATTGGACATCGCTTTTGCCTTGAGTAAAACAAATAAAGTAATCGTAAAAAATAGTATGTTATGAACGACGTAATTAAGTTCGCCAATATCTCCGTAAAACGTCAATGCTAGCAAAGGGAGTAACGCATATACTAAGCTGTTTTTAACTGCAACAGTATCTATAAATCCCTTTAACAAAAAAACGAAAAAATTTAACGAGGCCATAATAATGAAAAGCCATGAAACATCGTTTATACTCGTTAAGAACTGTTCAAAGATGTGTTGATATAATAAATAAAAGACCAACCCATTAGCGATAAAATAAAGAAGAAATTTCAAGCCACTCGTTTTTGTACGGAACCAGCTATAACCTACAACACCTAACAACACTGTAGCAAATATAGGGTGCATTTCCGTGCTTATAATACAGGCCATTAAAAAACCGATCGAGATTAAGGTTAACCTAATAGCAGGTTCTAATGTTTCTTTATACAATGGGAAACCAATAAAACCAAGTATTGCAACAAAATAAATGATATAAGGTGCAGCATTGTCTGCAAGTAGGGAAATAAACCCTAATGTACTAAAAGAACCAATAAAGGAAGCTATGAGCGTCGCAAATACTAGTAAACAATTTTTGAGGAAATGTCTAGTCTTAGCATGGGTTCCGTCCATAGTCGTAATCATTTTTACAAGCTTAAGAGTTCCAATTACAAGGAAACCAGCAAAGACCATTCCTCCAAAATAAAACAATGCGCTAAAATTAATCGCCAGTTCAAAGTATTTAACAATGGCATATAATGAAAGCGCAATTCCAGAGAGGATTGTTAGCATCTTTTCATCCTTTTTGCTTAGATAGTAAATACTCGCTAAAAGTAATGGCCCATAAATGAAGTTTAAGACAAAACCGTATGTGTCAAACAACAAGTAAATAGACAAAAAGACCATTATCAAATGAGCAATACTAAATGAAATCCCTTTAACAATAGGTGAAGGGATGATTTTTCTATATGAACCTATAAAAATAAGAAAATTAACAATAGCAAATATCAAAAAGATGAAGAAATGATCATTGCTTGATCTAGAAAATACTCCTTGACTGGGATAGGTATAAAACCAAAGTGTTAAATTTATGAGAATTAAGCTGGTTACATAGAAAGGTTGATACTTAGTCACAACCGCAAACAGAGTGGTTGGGATCAACCAAATAAAAAATAGCATATAACTATCAGCATGGGAGTTATAGATTTGCCCTAATAAAGCAACTGTCACCCCAAACGTTATGCTGCCTGTAACCATGAACCATTTACCTAAGAAGGGATGATTCTCTATTCTTTTAGAGACGACAAACGCTAGAAGGTAAAATAAAAGGAATAAACCAACACTTAAGCCGATTTTTTGAAATCGATCAAAACCACCCCAATTAGAGGCAAAGAAATAAATAATCGCTGCTACAACCGATGAAAAACTTAGTAAATATAATATTCTCGTAAAATTTTCTCTCATAAACTCACTCCTTGGTTAGATTATACACGTGTTTGAACTTATTAGAAAAAAAATATTTGTTTCCGTATGGAAATATCGGGGTGTCACAGTGACAACCCGAAAACAACAAAATGGTAAACGAGTTAGGGTTTGAAATAGAATGTTAGAAATGTAGGAGACGTATTTTCAATTTAAAGAGTTTAACTGTTTAAGATACCATCAACGCTAGGTTCTTCTTAGGAGGTTAGTTCTTACAGACTTTACTTTTCGAGGACACAGAATACCTTAGCTTCTATTAGAAGTGTATGCTCTCGCAAACATTTGATAAAAATAAGCTGTAATTTTTACTAATCTAAGGAGTTTTTATATGAAACAAAAATCAAAACCAATCATTGGCATCTCGAGCACCGTCGAACAGCACAATAATATCCCTAGTGTTCATGTCCATGATAAGTTTATTCAAGCTGTTATGAAAGGAGGGGCTATTCCTGTCGTTATCCCAATTGGCCCCGTGGAACTAGTTGAAATTTGGATTAGTATGTGTGACGGGTTGCTTTTGAGTAGTGGCGAGGATATTGATCCAAGTTCCTTTAACGCAAATCCAAGCCCGCAAATTCAAAAAACAAACTTGAAGCGGGACAAACTAGAAATGGCATTGATCCAAGAGGCGCTTAAGCAGAAAAAACCAATATTGGCCATCTGTCGTGGGATTACGATGCTAAATGCAGCGATTGGGGGAACAGTCATTCAGGATATTCCAAGTACCATCCAAAACGCCATTAATCATTACCAACAAGCCGAACGGCCAGAGCCTACACATGATGTTCACTTAGAACGAACTAGTCGACTAGCTCAAATTTTTAACCAAGAAAAATTTCGCGTAAATAGTATGCACCACCAGGCCATTGATGTTTTATCTCCGATGCTTAAAGTGGTAGCAATAGCACCCGATGGTGTCATTGAAGCAGTGGAAGGGACCGATCCTACACACCTAATCTGGGGAATCCAATGGCATCCTGAAGAAATGGCTGAAGAAGACACAACAATGCTCCGACTTTTTAAAGAGTTTACAATAGAATGTCTAAAAAAAGGAAGTGTTTAGTTAATGGAAGAAAAGAACTATGTCTGGTATGCAAGTTATGGCTCGAATCTAAGTAGAGATCGCTTTTTATGTTACATAAGAGGAGGAAAGCCAGAGGGCTCAGAGATAGAGGAAGTTGGCTGTCGGGATCAGTCGCTACCTATCAAAGAAGCGTCTTTTATTATGGATTATCCGTTATACTTTGCGAAAAATTCGGACCGTTGGCAAAATGGCGGTGTTGCCTTTATCGGTTTGCAACAAGACTTACAAACAAAAACGTACAGTAAAAAATATTTAATTACTGAAGAACAATTTTTTGATGTAGTGAAGCAAGAAAATAACGGCGCTGAATTTGAAATTAATTTAGACGAAGCCAAGAAAGAAGGTTCAAAAACATTTCGCGATGCTTGGTATGGAACGATTCTCTATGTAGGAGAAGCAGATGGCCATCCAATTTTCACGTTTACAGCTGATTGGGATCTAGATGTTCCCTTTAGCAAACCTTCGAAACATTATTTACGGATGATTAGAGAAGGATTAAAAACAACAGCGGGTTTATCCAATCAAGAAGTTGTCGACTATTTTTTAACGAAACCAGGGGTAAAAGACAATTATAGCAGTGAAGAGCTAACGAGTTTGCTTACATAACCAATAGTATGTTCCATTATTATTTTTGCGTTGGAGAGGAGTTATGAGTTGCAAATAATAAAAAAAAGCTACGGATTAAACTAAAATTTCACCAAACTTAAAATGAGTTATAAGCAACAAACAGGAGTGCCAACTAAGCACTCCTGTTTGTTTTATATAGGCTATTTTCGCAAAGTTTGTTGCTTTCGTAAAAATCCCAAAAGCCGGATTTTTACACAAATTACTAAGAATTTACCACTAATTTAGTAAGTAATGCTTTTTTCTTACTTAATTTATTGGCTGATATCTTCATCTAGACTATTTTTCCGATAATTTTAGGATAGAAAAGCCACAATGTTTACGAAAAGAGCCTTTATATAAAAGCACTTAATTGTTACAGCATACTAACGTTACCTAAGCTATCATTTAGTTTCCTAGCATCGCATCGACTTTGTCGCGGTTAGTTTCGATCCACTGTTTCGCAAGCTCTTCAAATGGCGTTCCATTTTCTTCATAAGCTAACATCATTTCTTCTAAATCAGCAACTTCAATACTCCAATTTGAAAGTATGTTGTAAGCAGTAGGGTGGGCATCTTCAATCCCTTTATACGAAATGACAAACACATTATCAGGAACGAAGTGGCCTCTCGTATCTTCTAAAAACTTTAAGTCAAACTGTGCAAACATCGAGTGGGGTCTCCAACCAGTAATAATTACGGGCTGTTCACGTTCAATACTACGCTCTAATTCAGCGATCATCGCAATTTCACTTGAAGTCATTAGCTGGTAATCACTAAGGTCATAGTCAGCGATTACATCTTGTGATAATGAGACAATTCCAGCACCAGGTGCAATTGTAACAACTCTATTATCAAACTTTGCTGCATTTCCAATTAAATCTTCAATCGTATTTTCCTCTACATAATCTGGAACAACCCAACCTAGGGGAACTTGCTCATAACTTGTTGTAACTTTTTGTAGCTCATTTTCATACGTTGCCCAAAGAGCAGCTTCTGTGTGGGGTAGCCAAGCATCCATGAAAAAGTCGATTTCTTTTTCAGCAATTCCTTTAAAAATAACCGGTTGGTCTACCGTAATAAATTCTACATTATAGCCAGCTTCTTCTAAAATTAGTTTGACGATATTTGTTGGAGCTTCTGTACTAGTCCAAGTTGTTAAGCCAAATGTAATTGTTTGATCTTCCTGACTGTTTTTTAAATCTGTTTCATTTTGTACCTCATTTGAATTGCTACAAGCGACTAGGACTGCTAATAGAGTGACTAAAAATAGTAAACTAAGTTTTCTCATCTTTCTCTCCTTTTTTGAATATATTTTTTAACCTAATTTCTTAAACACTTCGCGCATGTTTTCTGGGGTGAATTTTAACGAATCTGGCCCAGGTGATTCCCATGCGATGTAGGGCTGATCATTAAATTTATTGACGAGTTGATCAGTATTATAAATATGAATACCATAAACCCAGTTTGCCATAATCAAGATTGAAGACATGTGAGCACCTTCATTGGAAGTGGCACAAATATCTTTTACTAAATTAATTTGATAGTCTCGAAAATAGCCATCAAAAACAGAGGTCATTAAACAACCGTCAGTAACGAAACCACCAATAATGACATGCTTTACACCTAAGCTCCTCAAAATTAAATCTAAACTCGTTTCATAAAAAGCACTCCAACGATATTTATCAATGATAATATCATCATCCTTTGGTGCGATAACATCTACAACTTCATATTTATCAGAATTCGTAGAATAATAGATTGGAGTACCTTTATTTGAAAGAGGTTCGCCGTAAGAGAGACCAATTTTATCGGCTCTATTAATCTGGCGAGTATAAATTATAGGAATGCCTTTTTCACGACAAGCAACAACCAATTTTTCAGAGTTGCTAATCGCCGCTTCTACACCTTTAATTCCGAAATCACTTTCTTTTTGTATATCAATTAAAACTAACGCTGTTTTTGAATAATCCAAAAAATCCACCTACTTGTTATCTATTTTATGTTTCGGGTAATGCTCAAAAATCTCGCCTGACTCTAAGGAATTTGCAAGACGCATTGTCCAGTCAAAGTATGAAAGGGAAGCAGTAATCGTTTCTAAATCCCGACTGGCTAGCTCTTTGACTTGTTCTGTATCAGAATTCGTAGCAAGATCTTCAAATACCGGCTTCGCTTGCTCCATTGCTTTTAAAATTAAGCTTCGTTCTTGACGCAGTTTTTTCACGAAAAAATTAATGAAATTTTTTAAAAAGTCTTTTTCGGCAATGTAATGATCTTTACGATCGCCTTTTTTCCAAACTTTAATCACCATTTCAGTTTCTAAAAGCTCCCGCATGCCATTACTAACACTTGCTTTACTCATTGCCACTTGATCTTTTATATCGTCTAAGGACATTGGTTCTTCCGAAAAATAAAGGACACCATAAATTCTACCTACAGATGGAGTTACCCCGTAGATTATCATCGTTTGCGCAATTGCACTAATCATTACGTCACGAGCTTCTTCAATCTTTTGTAGTTCAGTCATTTTTTTCACCCCCCTTTTTGTACAGTTTGTTTAATTCATATTGTATAAATTAAACGTTTTAGATTAATTGAATTATATAATTGGTTTACAGATCTGTCAATATTGTCTGTTTTTAAACGAAATATTATTAAGGTATTGTTATGATGATAAGAGATGGAAACGGTGGGATTGGATAATGATAATAATGTTAATAAAAGAAGAGGAATATGATGATGTATTTTTATTGTAGGATTGGAAGGAGGCTAATTTGATGGTTCATCAGAAGATAAGGCTAGCCATTTTTCTAATACAGTTTGCTAATAGAAGTGGGGGCTACACTTTGCACGGATTATTTAAGCATGGGGATGAATTCGCTTGGATGAATTATCCCTATTTGTCAGTAACTCCTCCAAGCGAATTCATGCTTCAAATGCCACTTTGTGTATAAATTCTACGTTGAAACAAAAAAACAAATTGGACTGAAGCGATTAGCGAACTAGAACGAATGCAGACTTTCCTTTTTAGTACATCTTAAACTCACGTTCATACGTTTTATGTAATAAATAATGCTGTAGGCCTTTCGTTTGTTGTTTTGCTTTTGTCGCAAAGGCGCATGCCTCATCGAGGTTGCCTTGCTTTTTTGCTCGTTCTGCTAATAAGGCATATTTCATCCATGGTTTTGAAACCTTCCCAATCCATGGATCTGCTTCTGTAATTCTATTTTCCTCGAGTAAAATCAGTGCTTGGTAATAATGTTTGTATTCTGGTGCTGTGATGTTTTGTATTTCCTTTTTCGCTTCTAATACATCTTTAAAATATAAAGAACGGATGATTTTGTAAATTGACTGGCGTGACTTTTGTCCTGTTTTGCTAATAAGTTGCTCTGTTAACTGATTGATCTCCTCATCACGTTCATTAGCTAGAGCATAGATGATATACAAGTTAGGGTTATGTTTATTTTTCAGTAGAAATTTTTCAATTTTATCAATGTTCGTTTCAAGAAAGCTACCGTGTAAAATTGGATACATAACAATGAAGAGTATCAGGATGCCGATAGTAATGAACGAAAATATGCCGTTGATATTAAATAGCGTTAGTAAGAGAAAAACTCCTAAACTAATCATAAATGTCGTGAAAAATCGCAAAGCTATACACCCACTTCTAGTCATATTGATAGATAAAATGATACGATAATTTTCTGGTAGTGTGAAAATAGGACTAATTAATAGGAATGGTTTCCTATTAATAGTTTTTTCTAAATTACTGTATAGTAATATTATACTAAAACCTATTAAATCTTGGAGGAAATACTAAAAAAGGGAAAGATGGTAACTATGAATTCACTACTAGATTCTACATCATTGGCTGATGTCTACAAATCCTTGTTCATGTATAATCAGGATGCTTGTTACGCGATTGACCTTGAAGGGAACTTCATCTTGTTTAATAGTGCAGCTATAGAACTAACTGGTTATACAAATGATGAATTTTTACATAGGTCTTTTTTTGAGTTATTGCATGAAAGTAGTTTAGAACAAACGAATTATCATTTCAAGAGAATTTTAGAAGGAAACAGAGAGAAATTTACTAGTACGGTCATTACGAAAAGTGGCTCTATTTTAGATTTAATTATTACCGCTTTTCCTATCTATCATGATGGGAAAGTAACTGGAATTGTAGGAATTGCCAAAGATACGACCAAAAAACTTAAGCTAGAACATTTTTTCGAAGGGCAAAATAAAGTACTTGAAATGATTAGTAATGGTCATCCGCTTTCAAATGTATTAGAGTATATTATTTATGTTATTGAAGGTGTTACAAATGGCGGGAGATGCTCAATTTTATTAACTGACGAAACTGGAAATAGGTTAGTAAGTGCTGCTGCACCTAGTTTACCTTCTAATTATTCAAGAATTATAAATGGGTTAATTATAGAGCAATATAAAAATTCTTGTGGAACAGCGGACTTTTCAAAAAAGTCAATTATTGTCTCAGATATAGAGAACGATCCTCTTTTGCTAGACGTTAAGGAATTAGCTTCTAGCTACCATTTAAAAGCTTGTTGGTCGTCACCAGTAGCAGATAATAGTCAACAAGTTTTGGGAGTGTTTGTGATTTATTACGAGGAAATGCGTAGACCTACGAAAGAAGATCAGGAAATCATTGAAAAAGCAAACTACTTAACTAGCTTAGCTATACAGCATTATCGATCTGAAGAAAAAATAAATTTTCTGGCAAATCATGATCTACTAACTAATTTACCAAATCGTACGTTATTTCATATAAATCTTGAGAAGGCAATAAATGAATTTCATCCTGAAACCGCGGATCATACCATTGCTTTATTACACTTGGATTTAGATCGTTTTAAATCGACAAATGATACGCTTGGACATCGTATTGGAGATATTTTGTTAAAAGAGGTTTCCAATAGAATTAGGGACTGTCTGTCTACAAAACACCTACTTTCACGCCAAGTTGGAGATGAATTTGTTATTCTACTAACAGAAGTCACACAAGATGAAATTCGATCAATGGCACAAAGAGTGATCAATCATTTGGCCAAACCATTTTTGGTTGAAAATCATGAGATATTTATTACAGTCAGCATTGGCATTAGTCAGTTTCCTTTTGATTCAAAGAGTAGATATGAACTAATCAGGAAAGCAGATATTGCTAAGTATCAAGCAAAAATCGAGGGAAGAAATAATTATCAATTTTATAATGCTGAATTAGATCGGAAATTAACGGAAAATGTACGCTTGGAAAATGATTTACGAAAGGCGTTGGAAAGGGATGAACTTCAAATTCATTACCAACCAATTGTTGAGCTTACGGAGAAGAAAATGGTAGGGTTAGAAGCATTGTTGAGGTGGGAGCATCCGACGTTAGGATTTATTTCCCCCTATGACTTTATACCAATTGCTGAAGAGTCCGGTTTAATTGTTCCAATTGGCGAGTGGGTCATAAAGTCAGTTTGTCAGCAGATAATAGCATGGGAAAAAGAAACCTCAAATAAGTACTCGGTTTCAGTTAATTTGTCAATTAGACAGTTCTATCAGTCAAATTTAGTACAAGTTATTTCGGAAAGTATTAAAGAGACAGGAATAGATCCTAGTCAATTAACACTAGAAATAACAGAAAGCATGACAATGGATGTCAATAAAGCAACAATTATTCTTTTTGACTTTAAAAGCTTAGGTGTAAACATTTCTATGGATGACTTTGGAACTGGTTACAGTTCACTTAGTCATCTGCAAGTATTTCCAATTGACTTTCTGAAAATTGATCAATCATTTATCAGGGAGATAAATACAAAATCTGAAAAAAGAACGGGAATTATTGCGGCAACCATCTTAGCAATGGCCCAAAACTTGGGGCTAAAAGTAATTGCAGAAGGTGTCGAAACCAAAGAACAATTACAATTTTTAGAAGAGCATGGTTGTAATTATGCACAGGGTTATTATTTCAGTAAACCCCAACCGGTTGAAATGTTAAAAGAATAT contains:
- a CDS encoding gamma-glutamyl-gamma-aminobutyrate hydrolase family protein; translation: MKQKSKPIIGISSTVEQHNNIPSVHVHDKFIQAVMKGGAIPVVIPIGPVELVEIWISMCDGLLLSSGEDIDPSSFNANPSPQIQKTNLKRDKLEMALIQEALKQKKPILAICRGITMLNAAIGGTVIQDIPSTIQNAINHYQQAERPEPTHDVHLERTSRLAQIFNQEKFRVNSMHHQAIDVLSPMLKVVAIAPDGVIEAVEGTDPTHLIWGIQWHPEEMAEEDTTMLRLFKEFTIECLKKGSV
- a CDS encoding GbsR/MarR family transcriptional regulator; translated protein: MTELQKIEEARDVMISAIAQTMIIYGVTPSVGRIYGVLYFSEEPMSLDDIKDQVAMSKASVSNGMRELLETEMVIKVWKKGDRKDHYIAEKDFLKNFINFFVKKLRQERSLILKAMEQAKPVFEDLATNSDTEQVKELASRDLETITASLSYFDWTMRLANSLESGEIFEHYPKHKIDNK
- a CDS encoding GDYXXLXY domain-containing protein, whose protein sequence is MRENFTRILYLLSFSSVVAAIIYFFASNWGGFDRFQKIGLSVGLFLLFYLLAFVVSKRIENHPFLGKWFMVTGSITFGVTVALLGQIYNSHADSYMLFFIWLIPTTLFAVVTKYQPFYVTSLILINLTLWFYTYPSQGVFSRSSNDHFFIFLIFAIVNFLIFIGSYRKIIPSPIVKGISFSIAHLIMVFLSIYLLFDTYGFVLNFIYGPLLLASIYYLSKKDEKMLTILSGIALSLYAIVKYFELAINFSALFYFGGMVFAGFLVIGTLKLVKMITTMDGTHAKTRHFLKNCLLVFATLIASFIGSFSTLGFISLLADNAAPYIIYFVAILGFIGFPLYKETLEPAIRLTLISIGFLMACIISTEMHPIFATVLLGVVGYSWFRTKTSGLKFLLYFIANGLVFYLLYQHIFEQFLTSINDVSWLFIIMASLNFFVFLLKGFIDTVAVKNSLVYALLPLLALTFYGDIGELNYVVHNILFFTITLFVLLKAKAMSNTFEYRVASVFWYVFLLLKYYDFGWKLLHKSMALFIIGGVLFTVAVLLDRKNKYPAQPTNFVLFRWKWIAAIIALQLLITGVQIGKSELLLSQGEMVKLRLEPVDPRSLIQGDYVIVNYDISTIDIEGYDRLGKIDVLLRENQDGIYEYGGIYKSSNGFNQPYIAQEGDVFITGKHVGYNRIQYGIENYFIEEGTGAEVERTMRHAYVKVSKSGDAILISISK
- a CDS encoding glycine betaine ABC transporter substrate-binding protein, which gives rise to MRKLSLLFLVTLLAVLVACSNSNEVQNETDLKNSQEDQTITFGLTTWTSTEAPTNIVKLILEEAGYNVEFITVDQPVIFKGIAEKEIDFFMDAWLPHTEAALWATYENELQKVTTSYEQVPLGWVVPDYVEENTIEDLIGNAAKFDNRVVTIAPGAGIVSLSQDVIADYDLSDYQLMTSSEIAMIAELERSIEREQPVIITGWRPHSMFAQFDLKFLEDTRGHFVPDNVFVISYKGIEDAHPTAYNILSNWSIEVADLEEMMLAYEENGTPFEELAKQWIETNRDKVDAMLGN
- a CDS encoding bifunctional diguanylate cyclase/phosphodiesterase; protein product: MNSLLDSTSLADVYKSLFMYNQDACYAIDLEGNFILFNSAAIELTGYTNDEFLHRSFFELLHESSLEQTNYHFKRILEGNREKFTSTVITKSGSILDLIITAFPIYHDGKVTGIVGIAKDTTKKLKLEHFFEGQNKVLEMISNGHPLSNVLEYIIYVIEGVTNGGRCSILLTDETGNRLVSAAAPSLPSNYSRIINGLIIEQYKNSCGTADFSKKSIIVSDIENDPLLLDVKELASSYHLKACWSSPVADNSQQVLGVFVIYYEEMRRPTKEDQEIIEKANYLTSLAIQHYRSEEKINFLANHDLLTNLPNRTLFHINLEKAINEFHPETADHTIALLHLDLDRFKSTNDTLGHRIGDILLKEVSNRIRDCLSTKHLLSRQVGDEFVILLTEVTQDEIRSMAQRVINHLAKPFLVENHEIFITVSIGISQFPFDSKSRYELIRKADIAKYQAKIEGRNNYQFYNAELDRKLTENVRLENDLRKALERDELQIHYQPIVELTEKKMVGLEALLRWEHPTLGFISPYDFIPIAEESGLIVPIGEWVIKSVCQQIIAWEKETSNKYSVSVNLSIRQFYQSNLVQVISESIKETGIDPSQLTLEITESMTMDVNKATIILFDFKSLGVNISMDDFGTGYSSLSHLQVFPIDFLKIDQSFIREINTKSEKRTGIIAATILAMAQNLGLKVIAEGVETKEQLQFLEEHGCNYAQGYYFSKPQPVEMLKEYMK
- a CDS encoding isochorismatase family cysteine hydrolase, whose product is MDFLDYSKTALVLIDIQKESDFGIKGVEAAISNSEKLVVACREKGIPIIYTRQINRADKIGLSYGEPLSNKGTPIYYSTNSDKYEVVDVIAPKDDDIIIDKYRWSAFYETSLDLILRSLGVKHVIIGGFVTDGCLMTSVFDGYFRDYQINLVKDICATSNEGAHMSSILIMANWVYGIHIYNTDQLVNKFNDQPYIAWESPGPDSLKFTPENMREVFKKLG